Proteins from one Amycolatopsis benzoatilytica AK 16/65 genomic window:
- a CDS encoding alpha/beta fold hydrolase, whose translation MNFDYQRVPVADRVSLNVAVAGSGSPIVLLHGFPQTHLMWRHVAADLAADHTVLVPDLRGYGDSDKPEDTGETYSKRTMAADIVALAKAFGHEQFALAGHDRGALVAFRAGLDHPDHVTHLAIFDVLPTLDMWDVLHGASAAVAFHLYLMAQPPGLPEQLISAAPDAFFGYFLDQWGADAEAIPASVRARYLEACRNAIPSIVADYRASAGIDVEHDQADRDAGNRLAMPVTVLQQDWGVALGYDAVALWRAWAPACVHETVATGHFMAEQAPAVVTKTLRELLLR comes from the coding sequence ATGAACTTCGATTACCAGCGCGTCCCGGTCGCGGACCGCGTTTCGCTCAACGTGGCCGTCGCCGGCTCCGGCTCGCCGATCGTCCTCCTGCACGGCTTCCCGCAGACCCACCTGATGTGGCGCCACGTCGCCGCCGATCTGGCCGCCGATCACACAGTGCTCGTCCCTGACCTGCGGGGGTACGGCGACAGCGACAAGCCGGAAGACACCGGCGAGACCTACTCCAAGCGCACCATGGCCGCCGACATCGTCGCGCTCGCCAAGGCGTTCGGACACGAACAGTTCGCCCTCGCCGGGCACGACCGCGGCGCGCTCGTCGCTTTCCGCGCCGGTCTCGACCACCCCGACCACGTCACCCACCTGGCGATCTTCGATGTGCTGCCGACCCTTGACATGTGGGACGTGCTGCACGGGGCCAGCGCCGCCGTCGCCTTCCACCTCTACCTCATGGCGCAGCCGCCCGGACTGCCCGAGCAGCTGATCAGCGCAGCGCCCGACGCGTTCTTCGGCTACTTCCTCGACCAGTGGGGCGCGGATGCCGAGGCCATCCCGGCCAGCGTCCGAGCGCGGTACCTCGAAGCGTGCCGGAACGCGATCCCGTCGATCGTCGCGGACTACCGCGCCTCGGCGGGCATCGATGTCGAGCACGACCAGGCCGACCGGGACGCGGGAAACCGGCTGGCGATGCCGGTCACCGTCCTGCAGCAGGACTGGGGTGTCGCACTGGGCTACGACGCGGTCGCGCTGTGGCGCGCCTGGGCGCCGGCCTGTGTCCACGAGACCGTCGCCACTGGCCATTTCATGGCTGAGCAGGCGCCCGCTGTGGTGACTAAAACACTGCGCGAGTTGCTGCTCCGCTGA
- a CDS encoding GNAT family N-acetyltransferase, with protein MLLADAPVRSLGPADLSACLDLGSDRGWPREERKWAMLLDIGSGFGIDAPDGGLAAAAILTRSGPVASVSMVVVAERFARQGLGRRVVRSAVEAAGDAVVSLYSTQTARPLYESLGFAADGGCDNYRGEFVDDGGAASRPLGPADVARVYEMDGATQGFARKDLLNRMLFEAEYAHVTDQGYALGTRYGETTVIGPVAAADEDEARALLRGLARDAGGVLRLAVDHRFPALAAWCEARGLAKRSTAPRLVLDGKPLPGPAEMRFSPYNTALG; from the coding sequence GTGCTGCTTGCTGACGCTCCGGTCCGCTCGCTCGGGCCCGCCGACCTGTCCGCGTGTCTCGACCTCGGATCCGATCGCGGGTGGCCCCGCGAAGAGCGGAAGTGGGCGATGCTGCTGGATATCGGCAGCGGATTTGGCATCGACGCGCCTGACGGCGGCCTCGCCGCGGCGGCCATTCTCACCCGGTCGGGGCCGGTCGCGTCGGTGTCGATGGTGGTCGTCGCGGAGCGGTTCGCCCGCCAAGGGCTGGGCCGGCGGGTCGTGCGGAGCGCGGTCGAAGCGGCAGGCGACGCGGTGGTCTCGTTGTATTCCACGCAAACCGCGCGGCCGTTGTATGAGTCGTTGGGCTTCGCGGCGGACGGCGGTTGCGACAACTACCGCGGCGAGTTCGTCGACGACGGAGGGGCCGCGTCGCGGCCGCTGGGGCCGGCGGATGTCGCACGGGTGTACGAGATGGACGGCGCGACGCAGGGTTTCGCGCGGAAAGACCTCTTGAACCGGATGCTGTTCGAGGCCGAGTACGCCCACGTAACGGACCAGGGCTACGCGCTCGGCACCAGGTACGGCGAGACAACGGTGATCGGCCCGGTCGCGGCGGCGGACGAGGACGAGGCTCGCGCGTTGCTCCGCGGCCTCGCCCGAGACGCCGGTGGCGTGCTGCGGCTGGCGGTGGACCACCGGTTCCCGGCTCTGGCGGCGTGGTGCGAGGCACGCGGCTTGGCGAAGCGCAGCACCGCGCCCCGGCTCGTCCTGGACGGAAAACCGCTCCCCGGACCGGCGGAGATGCGGTTTTCGCCGTACAACACCGCGCTGGGCTGA
- a CDS encoding NBR1-Ig-like domain-containing protein, which yields MSDGRTPAAVLSAELAELRLRAGNPSFRKMAERSGRISHTTLHEAVGGTRFPSWDTTREFVRACEGDEEQWRRRWEELKGVPPAAPPQPIESIEPLADVPVEHADREGSAVGVAPEPAAPRRPRRKHALAVIAFVVVLLAGTAAVILPKLRSGSVVDVGARIPGDNSKFIADVTYPDGSQIRVGETVQKVWELQNTGSVPWHERYLLRMDRPAAPGACRTPDRVLIGDTPPGDHVMVSVSVTAPAKPGRCWVGWKMVDASGAEFFQTRRPVYLLVTVVS from the coding sequence ATGAGCGACGGGCGCACCCCCGCCGCGGTCCTCTCCGCGGAGCTGGCCGAACTGCGCCTGCGGGCCGGCAACCCGTCGTTTCGGAAGATGGCGGAGCGATCCGGCCGGATCTCGCACACGACTCTGCACGAGGCAGTCGGCGGCACCCGGTTCCCGTCCTGGGACACCACCCGCGAGTTCGTCCGCGCCTGCGAAGGCGACGAAGAGCAGTGGCGGCGCCGGTGGGAAGAGCTGAAGGGCGTGCCGCCGGCCGCCCCGCCGCAGCCGATCGAGAGCATCGAGCCGCTGGCCGACGTGCCGGTAGAGCACGCTGATCGGGAAGGGTCAGCGGTCGGGGTCGCGCCCGAGCCCGCGGCACCGCGCCGCCCGCGCCGCAAGCACGCGCTGGCGGTGATCGCCTTCGTTGTCGTCCTGCTCGCCGGCACCGCGGCCGTCATCCTGCCGAAGCTGCGCAGCGGCAGCGTGGTCGACGTCGGGGCGCGCATCCCCGGCGACAACTCCAAGTTCATCGCCGACGTGACCTACCCCGACGGCTCGCAGATCCGCGTCGGCGAGACCGTGCAGAAAGTGTGGGAGCTGCAGAACACCGGTTCGGTCCCGTGGCACGAGCGGTACCTGCTGCGGATGGACCGGCCCGCCGCGCCTGGTGCCTGCCGGACCCCGGACCGGGTGCTGATCGGCGACACCCCGCCGGGCGACCATGTGATGGTGAGCGTCTCGGTGACCGCGCCCGCGAAGCCAGGCCGGTGCTGGGTCGGCTGGAAGATGGTCGACGCGAGCGGCGCCGAGTTCTTCCAGACCCGCCGTCCGGTGTACCTGCTGGTGACGGTCGTCTCTTAA
- a CDS encoding helix-turn-helix domain-containing protein, translating into MAVFQHPERHKVAVLVRHGMLVMELGIVHRLFGQARSAEGERLYEVVTCTPEPGEVRTDADFSIPIAQGPEAIAEADTVIVPASSLEYEPAGRQLIPSLEHAMNLVRPDVRIASICTGAFVLAAMGLLDGRRATTHWRSACEFQLEYPRVRLDPDVLYTEDGNVFTSAGVASGIDLCLHLIRRDFGAAVANEVARGTVVSPHREGGQAQFIRRPVPEPRSSSTGTARAWALENLDQPITLRDLAVRESMSTRTFTRRFRDEVGLSALQWLTQQRVERARQLLEETELPVDRIAAACGFGTAASLRQHLQAALGVSPSAYRTTFRRTA; encoded by the coding sequence ATGGCGGTTTTCCAGCATCCCGAACGGCACAAGGTCGCGGTCCTGGTCCGGCACGGCATGCTGGTGATGGAACTCGGCATCGTCCACCGGCTGTTCGGGCAGGCCCGTTCGGCCGAGGGCGAGCGGCTGTACGAGGTCGTCACCTGCACGCCGGAACCGGGCGAGGTGCGTACCGACGCGGACTTCTCCATCCCGATCGCGCAAGGCCCGGAGGCGATCGCCGAAGCCGACACGGTGATCGTGCCCGCTTCGTCGCTGGAGTACGAGCCCGCCGGCCGCCAGCTGATCCCGTCGCTCGAACACGCGATGAACCTGGTCCGGCCGGACGTGCGGATCGCCTCGATCTGCACCGGGGCGTTCGTGCTCGCCGCGATGGGCCTGCTCGACGGGCGGCGCGCGACCACGCACTGGCGCTCGGCGTGCGAGTTCCAGCTGGAGTATCCGCGAGTGCGGCTGGACCCGGACGTGCTCTACACCGAGGACGGCAACGTCTTCACCTCGGCCGGCGTCGCCTCCGGCATCGACCTCTGCCTGCACCTGATCCGCCGCGACTTCGGCGCCGCGGTGGCCAACGAGGTGGCCCGCGGCACGGTCGTGTCGCCGCACCGCGAGGGCGGGCAGGCACAGTTCATCCGCCGTCCGGTGCCCGAGCCGCGCTCGTCGTCCACCGGCACGGCGCGGGCCTGGGCGCTGGAAAACCTCGACCAGCCGATCACCCTGCGCGATCTGGCGGTCCGGGAGTCGATGAGCACCCGCACGTTCACCCGCCGGTTCCGCGACGAGGTCGGCCTGTCGGCGCTGCAGTGGCTGACCCAGCAGCGGGTGGAGCGGGCGCGGCAGTTGCTGGAGGAGACGGAGCTGCCGGTCGACCGGATCGCCGCGGCGTGCGGGTTCGGGACGGCGGCCTCGCTGCGCCAGCACCTGCAGGCGGCGCTGGGGGTGTCGCCGAGCGCGTACCGGACGACGTTCCGGCGCACCGCCTGA
- a CDS encoding acyl-CoA carboxylase subunit beta, whose product MSSATQPLGTPPEGEPDIHTTAGKLADLYRRYDEAVHAGSARAIEKQHAKGKKTARERIDLLLDEGSFVELDELARHRSTNFGLEKNRPYGDGVVTGYGTVDGRPVCVFSQDVTVFGGALGEVYGEKICKVMDLAIKTGRPIVGINEGGGARIQEGVVSLGLYGEIFRRNTLASGVIPQISLIMGANAGGHVYSPALTDFTVMVDETSQMFITGPDVVKTVTGEDVTFEELGGGRTHNTKSGVAHYLGSDDEDAIAYVKELLSYLPQNNLSEPPEFDATQPPAGFFDNVTDTDRELDTIIPDSPNTPYDMHEVVTRVLDDGEFLEVQELFAPNILIGFGRVDGQSVGVVANQPTQFAGCLDIDASEKAARFVRTCDAFNIPVLTFVDVPGFLPGTDQEWNGIIRRGAKLIYAYAEATVPLITVITRKAYGGAYDVMGSKHLGADINLAWPTAQVAVMGAQGAANIVHRKTLANAAAEGKDVDALRADLIQEYEDTLLNPYAAAERGYVDSVIVPAHTRGHIAKALSLLRTKRESLPPKKHGNIPL is encoded by the coding sequence ATGAGCAGTGCGACGCAGCCGCTCGGGACGCCGCCCGAGGGAGAACCGGACATCCACACGACGGCCGGCAAGCTCGCGGATCTCTACCGCCGCTACGACGAAGCCGTGCACGCCGGGTCGGCGCGCGCGATCGAGAAGCAGCACGCCAAGGGCAAGAAGACCGCCCGGGAGCGCATCGACCTGCTGCTCGACGAGGGTTCCTTCGTCGAACTCGACGAGCTGGCGCGGCACCGCTCCACGAACTTCGGGCTGGAGAAGAACCGGCCGTACGGCGACGGCGTGGTGACCGGCTACGGCACCGTCGACGGCCGTCCGGTGTGCGTGTTCAGCCAGGACGTCACGGTGTTCGGCGGCGCGCTCGGCGAGGTCTACGGCGAGAAGATCTGCAAGGTCATGGACCTGGCGATCAAGACCGGCCGGCCGATCGTCGGCATCAACGAGGGCGGCGGCGCGCGGATCCAGGAAGGCGTCGTCTCGCTCGGCCTCTACGGCGAGATCTTCCGCCGCAACACTCTCGCCTCCGGCGTCATCCCGCAGATCTCGCTGATCATGGGCGCTAACGCGGGCGGGCACGTCTACTCCCCCGCGCTCACCGACTTCACGGTGATGGTGGACGAGACGTCGCAGATGTTCATCACCGGACCGGACGTCGTGAAGACAGTGACCGGCGAGGACGTCACCTTCGAGGAACTCGGCGGCGGGCGCACGCACAACACCAAGTCGGGCGTCGCGCACTACCTCGGCTCCGACGACGAGGACGCCATCGCCTACGTCAAGGAACTGCTCTCCTACCTGCCGCAGAACAACCTGTCCGAGCCGCCGGAGTTCGACGCGACGCAGCCGCCCGCCGGCTTCTTCGACAACGTCACCGACACCGACCGCGAGCTGGACACGATCATCCCGGACTCGCCGAACACGCCGTACGACATGCACGAGGTCGTCACCCGGGTGCTCGACGACGGCGAGTTCCTCGAGGTCCAGGAGCTGTTCGCGCCGAACATCCTGATCGGCTTCGGCCGGGTCGACGGGCAGAGCGTGGGCGTGGTCGCCAACCAGCCGACCCAGTTCGCCGGCTGCCTCGACATCGACGCCTCGGAGAAGGCCGCCCGGTTCGTGCGGACCTGCGACGCGTTCAACATCCCGGTGCTGACCTTCGTGGACGTCCCGGGCTTCCTGCCCGGCACCGACCAGGAATGGAACGGCATCATCCGCCGCGGCGCGAAGCTGATCTACGCCTACGCGGAGGCGACGGTCCCGCTGATCACGGTGATCACGCGCAAGGCATACGGGGGCGCGTACGACGTGATGGGCTCCAAGCACCTCGGCGCGGACATCAACCTCGCCTGGCCCACCGCGCAGGTCGCGGTGATGGGCGCGCAGGGCGCGGCGAACATCGTGCACCGCAAGACGCTGGCCAACGCGGCCGCCGAGGGCAAGGACGTCGACGCGCTGCGCGCGGACCTGATCCAGGAGTACGAAGACACCCTGCTCAACCCGTACGCGGCGGCCGAACGCGGCTACGTCGACTCGGTGATCGTGCCCGCGCACACCCGCGGCCACATCGCGAAGGCGCTGAGCCTGCTGCGCACGAAGCGCGAGTCGCTGCCGCCCAAGAAGCACGGCAACATCCCCCTGTGA
- a CDS encoding SRPBCC domain-containing protein yields MATLRTTSTGRPSVTLERTLAHPPEKVWRAITAAEELAHWFPAAVTLPAAPAAGGKITFTFPETGDTSEGEIVCYRPPEVFEFTWNSDLIQIVVSAEGSGSKLSFTHTFNRGEPDIALLGAGRHVTGWVACLDALAAALDGRDPQRPTDWHDRMVRWIGEFGLEDGELLDGRVIRFRRDLVWPPAEDVWQRLPQPPDGAAVTESRPPEVLAHQWCHDGKPAGEVRWEITADPLDGVRVELTQTVPDELAGQLPELMALRHEQLNALFAGTFGVQPAPWPADRVAATRQHYAELFS; encoded by the coding sequence ATGGCGACCTTGCGGACGACCTCCACCGGACGACCGAGCGTGACCCTCGAACGCACCCTGGCGCACCCGCCGGAGAAGGTGTGGCGCGCGATCACCGCCGCCGAGGAGCTGGCGCACTGGTTCCCGGCCGCGGTCACCTTGCCGGCGGCCCCGGCGGCGGGCGGGAAGATCACCTTCACCTTCCCCGAAACCGGCGACACCAGCGAGGGCGAAATCGTCTGCTACCGGCCGCCGGAGGTCTTCGAATTCACCTGGAACTCGGACCTGATCCAGATTGTGGTGTCCGCCGAAGGCTCGGGCAGCAAGCTCTCCTTCACGCACACCTTCAACCGCGGCGAACCGGATATCGCCCTGCTCGGCGCGGGGCGCCACGTGACTGGCTGGGTCGCGTGCCTGGACGCGCTCGCCGCCGCGCTCGACGGCCGGGACCCGCAGCGGCCGACCGACTGGCATGACCGGATGGTGCGCTGGATCGGGGAGTTCGGCCTTGAGGACGGCGAACTCCTGGACGGCCGGGTGATCCGATTCCGCCGCGACCTGGTCTGGCCGCCGGCCGAGGACGTGTGGCAGCGCCTGCCGCAGCCGCCGGACGGGGCGGCGGTGACCGAATCGCGGCCCCCGGAAGTTCTCGCCCACCAGTGGTGCCACGACGGGAAACCGGCAGGCGAGGTCCGCTGGGAGATCACCGCGGATCCACTGGACGGGGTCCGCGTGGAGCTGACCCAGACCGTCCCGGACGAGCTGGCCGGGCAGCTGCCGGAGCTGATGGCGCTGCGGCACGAGCAGCTGAACGCGCTGTTCGCCGGCACGTTCGGCGTCCAGCCGGCACCGTGGCCGGCGGACCGGGTGGCCGCGACGCGGCAGCACTACGCCGAATTGTTCTCCTGA
- a CDS encoding NAD(P)H-dependent oxidoreductase gives MNVLWIYAHPDPESLNGALRDDGVATLRELGHDVRESDLYAMRWNPVVDVIGAVPEDVRAEHRKLDWADTVIVQFPLWWADTPAILKGWFDRVFVQGYGYDYRDETGHPLRYGNGVLAGKRAMVIVTAGAQADSLGPRGAHGSLDDLMFGVQHGTLFYTGMTVLPPLTVTGTNRMTPERFDCVREELRKRLHSLETADPLPYRTQDGGDYDRRLVLRPDVAAGQAGYGIHLIA, from the coding sequence ATGAACGTCCTGTGGATCTACGCCCATCCCGACCCCGAATCGCTCAACGGAGCCCTTCGCGACGACGGCGTCGCGACCCTGCGTGAGCTAGGCCATGACGTGCGCGAATCCGACCTCTACGCGATGCGCTGGAACCCAGTGGTCGACGTAATCGGAGCCGTGCCCGAGGACGTCCGTGCCGAGCACCGGAAGCTCGATTGGGCGGACACCGTCATCGTGCAGTTCCCGCTGTGGTGGGCGGATACGCCAGCCATCCTGAAGGGCTGGTTCGACCGCGTCTTCGTGCAGGGCTACGGCTACGACTACCGCGACGAAACCGGTCACCCGCTGCGATACGGCAACGGCGTGCTGGCCGGAAAGCGCGCGATGGTCATCGTCACCGCCGGCGCGCAGGCGGACAGCCTCGGCCCGCGCGGGGCACACGGCTCGCTCGACGACCTGATGTTCGGCGTCCAGCACGGCACCCTCTTCTACACCGGCATGACAGTGCTGCCTCCGCTCACCGTGACCGGCACGAACCGGATGACGCCAGAGCGGTTCGACTGCGTGCGAGAGGAGCTGCGCAAGCGTTTGCACTCGCTGGAAACCGCCGATCCGCTGCCGTACCGCACCCAGGACGGCGGCGACTACGACCGGCGGCTGGTCCTGCGTCCGGACGTCGCGGCGGGGCAGGCCGGGTACGGCATCCACCTCATCGCTTGA